The archaeon BMS3Bbin15 genome includes the window TAGGCTCGGATATAGCAATTGAGACAGCGGATATAGCACTGATGCATGATGATATTTCAAAGGTGGTTCACCTTCTGGATTTAAGCAACAGAACCATGTCAGTTGTTAGACAGAATGTAGTTGCAGCAATTTTAATCAAGGGCTCCTTGGCAATACTCACCCTCCCGGGATATGTTACGCTATGGCTGGCCGTGGGAATAGGTGATATGGGGCTGACCCTGGCTGTGATACTCAATGCTTTAAGGATAGGAAGAAGATAAATCCTAAATCTTTTTTCCCTGAAAGCATGTCATACATATACCACCCGGGCTGAGATGCTTCTCACACACAGGCTTGCCGCACAGAGCGCAGGTGAATTTTGCAGGTTTTCCGCATATATGGCACAGTCCTGAAATCATATTCATTCCTCAATCGTTTATGCCTCGATATTATCAGAAGTCTTATAGTAAAAGTTAAATTCCAGGCTTTATATTCTTTGCTAAAGATACATGATAAAAACTTTTAGAGGGTGCAGAATGATTATAACAAAGCAGAAAAATCTGGAGGAAATTACTGGTATGCTTCAGGGAAGTGAGAAGGTAGCTATAATCGGATGCGGAGGGTGTGTCACCTTCTACAAAACTGGAGGAAGAAAGCAAACTATTGAGATGGCTGAGAAGCTCAGAGAGAAGGGTATTGACGTTGTTGCTACAGGGATAAGCGCAAGGCAGTGTTATCTCATGGAAGAGAAGGAAGCTGAAGCTCTTGATAATTCTGAGATTATAAAGAAGGTTGCAAGAAGTATTGAGGGTTTAGAAGAAGCTGAAGGTATTGATGCTGTGGTTTCTCTTGCCTGTGGTGTTGGAGTACAGAATCTTGCCAATTTAATAGATACCCCTGTTTTTCCTGCTCAGAATACTCTCTTCATGGGGCGAAGGAGAGTGGAAGGTGATTTTGATATCGAGCAGTGTATAGGTTGTGGGGACTGTGTTCTTGGTTATACTGCCGGAATATGCCCTGTCACGAGATGCGCCAAGTCGCTCATGAATGGCCCATGCGGCGGTGTCTTCAATGGCAACTGCGAGGTTAGTCAGAGCAGAGTTTCAGAATATGATGTGCCATGTGCCTGGATTCAGATATATGAGAAGCTGAAGGCAAACGGAAAGCTTGACAATATGAGAAGAATATTTCCAGAGAAGGATTTTATACGGGCAACCCACATGCGAAAGGTTGAGGTGGAAGAATGAAGCATTATTCGGAACTCATGAGGAGCCTTAAAAGCAGCGAATTCACAATAAGTGGCGAGATAGACCCTCCAAAAGATGTAAATCCTGATGAGGTGAAGGAGCAGGTGAAGCATCTCAAGGATACTGTGGTTGCCGCTAATGTCACAGATAATCCTATAGGCGATGTTATAATGAATACTCTGGCTCCATGTGTGATAATGCAGGACCTCGGGCTTGAGGCCATATATCAGCAGACATGCAGAGATAGAAATAGAATTGCATTGCAGAGTGATATTATAGGTGCAGCAGCTCTTGGAATTAAGAATGTTCTTGCTCTGACTGGTGACCACCCTAAGATGGGCAATCATCCCCAGGCCAAACCTGTTTTTGACCTTGATTCAGTCCAGCTCACAGGTATGCTGAGAAAAATGAGGGAAGGCAGTACACTTGCAGGTACAGAGCTTGAAAACCCGCCTGAGTTTCACATTGGGGTTGGAATTTCACCTGGTATTGAGCCTCTGGAGCCAGAGATTATCAAGCTTGAGAAGAAGGTTGAAGCAGGTGCAGAGTTTGCCCAGACCCAGGTGATATATGATGTGAAGATTCTGGAGCGTCTGAAGGATGAGGCATTTCATCTTGACCTTCCTATACTCCCCGGTTTTGCTCCACTTAAAAGTGTTGGCATGGCAAAGTTTATGCTTAAGTATGTTCCTGGCATAAGGATACCTGAGGAGACAATGAAAAAGCTGGAGGAGAGTAAAAATCGGGTGGAGACTTCTATTGAGATTGTTGCAGAGCTAATAGCTGCTGCCAGAGACCTGAATTTTCCTGG containing:
- a CDS encoding hypothetical protein (methylene-tetrahydrofolate reductase C terminal); translation: MIITKQKNLEEITGMLQGSEKVAIIGCGGCVTFYKTGGRKQTIEMAEKLREKGIDVVATGISARQCYLMEEKEAEALDNSEIIKKVARSIEGLEEAEGIDAVVSLACGVGVQNLANLIDTPVFPAQNTLFMGRRRVEGDFDIEQCIGCGDCVLGYTAGICPVTRCAKSLMNGPCGGVFNGNCEVSQSRVSEYDVPCAWIQIYEKLKANGKLDNMRRIFPEKDFIRATHMRKVEVEE
- the yitJ gene encoding bifunctional homocysteine S-methyltransferase/5,10-methylenetetrahydrofolate reductase, whose translation is MKHYSELMRSLKSSEFTISGEIDPPKDVNPDEVKEQVKHLKDTVVAANVTDNPIGDVIMNTLAPCVIMQDLGLEAIYQQTCRDRNRIALQSDIIGAAALGIKNVLALTGDHPKMGNHPQAKPVFDLDSVQLTGMLRKMREGSTLAGTELENPPEFHIGVGISPGIEPLEPEIIKLEKKVEAGAEFAQTQVIYDVKILERLKDEAFHLDLPILPGFAPLKSVGMAKFMLKYVPGIRIPEETMKKLEESKNRVETSIEIVAELIAAARDLNFPGVHIMPVGMDAHVREMVERAGEI